The Mesorhizobium sp. M3A.F.Ca.ET.080.04.2.1 genome contains the following window.
GAAAGCCGCGGGTGCGGAATGCGAACAGGCCGGGCTTGCGGACGTCGATGTCGTCGCCATTGTTGAGCTCGATACTCATGACGTCGAGCGCGTTGCCCTTGCCGTGCTCCGACAGGACGCCTTCGCCGGCAATGTTGCGGCAGGAGTAGCTCGAGCCCTGGTGGATGGTTCTGACACCGGAGAAATAGCGCCAGCGGGCGGCCGGCACGAGCTCGTTCCTTGTCCAGGCGGCAAAGGTGGCGGCCATGTTGCAAGTCAGCGTGGCGGCCGGCTTCATCTGGACGCTGCCGATGGCCGAGACCTTCACCGGGAAATCGATGCCGCACTGGCCTTCATGGATCGGCTGGATGTCGGTGTAGACGACGCCGAGACGCCTCAACTCGTTGCGGCAGTCGATCTCGCTGGCGGGCATCTGCTCGAGCGGCGACATCGGCTCATCCATGCGCGGATAGGCGGCTGTCGTCAGATAGGGATCGGACGGGACGAGGCGCTGCATG
Protein-coding sequences here:
- a CDS encoding extensin family protein, yielding MATRLGAMLAVARQNNCARIVAVRLTAAFAVAAVSACTTGDVFSLQPAVDVGSQTAAVAEVPQYSGMQRLVPSDPYLTTAAYPRMDEPMSPLEQMPASEIDCRNELRRLGVVYTDIQPIHEGQCGIDFPVKVSAIGSVQMKPAATLTCNMAATFAAWTRNELVPAARWRYFSGVRTIHQGSSYSCRNIAGEGVLSEHGKGNALDVMSIELNNGDDIDVRKPGLFAFRTRGFLNNVRADGCQYFNTVLGPGYNYDHRNHFHFDVKYRRSGHRACR